A single window of Sphingobacteriales bacterium DNA harbors:
- a CDS encoding FtsX-like permease family protein produces the protein MFEAILLCLIGGAIGLLIVWLITGYATEASGMQFVLSSENIMVAFIVSFMLGILSGILPAYFAAKMDPVEAIRSK, from the coding sequence TTGTTCGAAGCAATTTTACTATGTTTAATTGGTGGCGCAATTGGATTGCTGATTGTTTGGCTCATAACTGGCTATGCCACAGAAGCAAGTGGTATGCAGTTTGTCCTTAGCTCAGAAAATATTATGGTAGCATTCATTGTATCATTCATGTTAGGCATTTTATCAGGCATACTTCCAGCATATTTTGCTGCAAAAATGGATCCTGTTGAAGCTATCAGAAGTAAGTAA
- a CDS encoding ABC transporter permease → MLRIFKETVALTIQQFWSNKLRTFLSLFGISIGIFSIISILTAVDALKNNINDSINSLGDNVLFVNKWAWTFDSPTDYPWWKYFQRPQLKYDIYKYVEKRTKLGESVAFEINPRSTPVISYQNRKTQKAYISAVTANYGKVFQLDILYGRFLSAMEANNGMNVCVIGKDVAEKLYKGIENPIGYELKIDGKSLKVIGIINKKGESLLGFNYDKSVILPYAYYDKNFNVDENSVDITIEVRAKPGVQQDDLKQELISLMRARRKLRPKQADDFSINQLSVIANGFNDVFGILGIIKWIIGGFSLLVGGFGIANIMFVSVSERKAIIGIKKHWVQKIKIFCLSFCSKQFYYV, encoded by the coding sequence ATGCTAAGAATTTTTAAAGAAACAGTTGCTTTAACCATACAGCAGTTTTGGTCTAATAAGTTGCGTACATTCTTATCTTTATTTGGCATTAGTATAGGTATATTTAGTATAATTTCTATACTCACTGCTGTAGATGCACTTAAGAATAATATAAATGACTCAATTAATAGCTTAGGTGATAATGTACTATTTGTCAATAAATGGGCATGGACTTTTGATAGTCCTACAGATTATCCATGGTGGAAATATTTTCAAAGACCGCAATTAAAATATGATATTTATAAATATGTTGAAAAACGAACTAAACTTGGAGAAAGCGTAGCTTTTGAAATTAATCCACGTTCTACGCCAGTTATTTCATATCAAAATAGAAAAACACAGAAAGCTTATATTTCTGCTGTAACTGCAAATTATGGAAAAGTATTTCAATTAGATATTTTATATGGTAGATTTTTATCTGCTATGGAAGCAAATAATGGTATGAATGTTTGTGTGATTGGAAAAGATGTTGCTGAAAAATTATACAAAGGCATCGAAAATCCTATTGGTTATGAACTAAAAATTGATGGTAAAAGTTTGAAGGTAATTGGGATTATTAATAAAAAAGGTGAAAGTCTTTTAGGATTTAATTATGATAAAAGTGTAATATTACCTTATGCCTATTATGATAAAAACTTTAATGTAGACGAAAACAGCGTAGATATAACTATTGAAGTACGTGCAAAACCTGGCGTACAACAAGATGACCTTAAACAAGAATTAATTAGTTTGATGCGTGCAAGAAGAAAACTTAGACCAAAACAAGCAGATGATTTTTCAATCAACCAGCTAAGTGTGATTGCCAATGGCTTTAATGATGTGTTTGGAATTTTAGGTATTATAAAATGGATAATTGGTGGATTTTCATTATTGGTTGGTGGATTTGGTATTGCAAATATTATGTTTGTTTCTGTATCAGAAAGAAAGGCAATTATAGGTATTAAAAAGCATTGGGTGCAAAAAATAAAGATATTTTGCTTGAGTTTTTGTTCGAAGCAATTTTACTATGTTTAA
- a CDS encoding DNA translocase FtsK: MSKKEQTVNKEELPEIFPDTVLFSKQNIQKYVGIIILLFSLFLLISVISYFFTWKIDQDKVLDFTWNIIFNKETQIANKMGTFGALSAHLLVYELFGVASVFVIAYLFALGFNITLNEKIFKLKRILILSILWICYLSTLLTFVFKSYAFPFGGGLGNFIYEWISALVGNVGLAIILVVAGLSFFGINIKLLIQKLKTKVSEWNTKRKEIIEQAAEKQTANPKEDIIKISKEEAGYELESILPEEKEIPLPHAKDNQFEILNPEIEIIQTPQNDLKVDITQEVLEDITQQIPQEEAVDDVNNLMIEEETNEELVLDVPDVIISKPEKKIKDKAIDLEIDEVQPFGIIEHVVEEAEIEEVEETQNELEEVVVDNENIDDEFDKNINYDPKLDLSRYKYPSTDLLEEHGSGQIEINKEELEKNKNQIVETLSHYSIGIDKIKATIGPTVTLYEIVPEKGVRISKIKNLEDDIALSLSALGIRIIAPIPGRGTIGIEVPNVKKSIVSMKSLLEGEKFKKADMDLPIALGKSISNEDFIVDLAKMPHLLMAGATGQGKSVGINALLISLLYKKHPAELKLVMVDPKKVELSLYKLIEKHYLAKLPNEEEAIITDTKKVIYTLNALCIEMDERYELLKTAGVRHIKEYNQKFTNRKLNPNKGHRYLPYIVLVVDEFADLMMTAGKEVEAPIARLAQLARAIGIHLVVATQRPSVNIITGTIKANFPGRIAFKVTAKVDSRTILDAGGADQLIGRGDMLLSQSGDIVRLQCPFVDTPEVERIAKFIGDQMGYSTAYDLPEYVDPKEGGSEKSFDFSNKDDLFEEAARLIVRNQIGSTSLIQRKLALGYARSGRLMDQLEAFGIVGPNLGSKAREVYIKTEDELERMLQA; this comes from the coding sequence ATGTCTAAAAAAGAACAAACTGTTAATAAAGAAGAACTTCCAGAGATTTTTCCTGATACTGTGCTTTTTTCTAAACAAAATATACAAAAGTATGTAGGAATCATTATTCTGTTGTTTTCTTTGTTCTTATTAATTTCTGTAATATCCTATTTCTTTACTTGGAAAATAGATCAAGATAAAGTATTAGATTTTACTTGGAATATCATCTTTAATAAAGAAACACAAATAGCCAATAAAATGGGCACATTTGGTGCATTATCAGCGCATTTATTGGTCTATGAATTATTTGGTGTTGCATCAGTATTTGTAATAGCTTATTTATTTGCATTAGGATTTAATATTACACTCAACGAGAAAATATTTAAACTAAAAAGGATACTAATATTATCTATTCTTTGGATATGTTATTTAAGTACCTTACTTACATTTGTTTTTAAAAGTTACGCATTTCCATTTGGTGGCGGATTAGGCAATTTTATCTATGAATGGATTAGTGCATTGGTTGGCAATGTTGGTCTCGCAATAATATTAGTTGTTGCTGGCTTGTCATTCTTTGGTATCAATATAAAATTGTTAATCCAAAAATTAAAGACAAAAGTTTCAGAGTGGAATACGAAGCGAAAAGAAATTATTGAGCAAGCAGCAGAAAAACAAACAGCAAATCCAAAGGAAGATATTATTAAAATAAGTAAAGAAGAAGCTGGATATGAGCTTGAAAGTATATTGCCAGAAGAAAAAGAAATTCCGCTTCCACATGCCAAAGACAACCAATTTGAAATACTTAATCCTGAGATAGAAATAATACAAACACCACAAAATGATTTAAAGGTAGATATTACGCAAGAAGTTTTAGAAGATATTACACAACAAATTCCACAAGAAGAAGCTGTTGATGATGTTAATAATCTGATGATTGAAGAAGAAACTAATGAAGAACTTGTGTTGGATGTACCTGATGTAATTATATCTAAACCAGAGAAGAAAATTAAAGATAAAGCAATTGATTTAGAAATAGATGAAGTGCAACCTTTTGGTATTATAGAACATGTTGTTGAAGAAGCGGAAATCGAAGAAGTTGAAGAAACTCAAAATGAGTTAGAAGAAGTAGTAGTAGATAATGAAAATATAGATGATGAGTTTGACAAGAACATTAACTATGATCCAAAATTAGATTTATCTAGATATAAATATCCAAGTACAGATTTATTAGAAGAACATGGAAGTGGGCAAATTGAAATCAATAAAGAAGAACTAGAAAAAAACAAAAACCAAATTGTAGAAACACTTTCGCATTATAGTATAGGTATTGATAAGATAAAAGCAACCATAGGGCCAACTGTTACACTATACGAAATAGTGCCAGAGAAAGGCGTTAGAATTTCTAAAATTAAAAACTTAGAAGATGATATTGCACTAAGCTTATCAGCATTAGGAATTAGAATTATTGCACCAATACCAGGAAGAGGTACCATAGGTATAGAAGTACCAAATGTGAAGAAGAGTATTGTATCAATGAAATCATTATTAGAAGGAGAGAAGTTTAAAAAAGCTGATATGGATTTACCTATTGCTTTAGGAAAATCAATATCTAATGAAGACTTTATTGTAGACTTAGCAAAAATGCCACACTTACTAATGGCTGGTGCAACAGGACAAGGAAAGTCAGTTGGTATAAATGCATTGCTAATTTCATTGTTATACAAAAAACATCCAGCAGAACTTAAATTAGTAATGGTAGATCCTAAAAAAGTAGAGCTATCATTATATAAGTTGATAGAAAAACACTACTTAGCTAAATTGCCAAATGAAGAAGAAGCAATCATCACAGATACTAAAAAAGTAATTTATACACTAAATGCATTATGTATAGAAATGGATGAACGCTACGAATTATTAAAAACTGCTGGTGTAAGACATATCAAAGAATACAACCAAAAGTTTACCAATAGAAAATTAAATCCAAACAAAGGACATAGATATTTGCCATACATTGTATTAGTAGTAGATGAGTTTGCAGATTTAATGATGACAGCAGGCAAAGAAGTAGAAGCTCCAATAGCACGTTTAGCACAATTAGCAAGAGCAATAGGCATACATTTAGTTGTAGCCACACAACGTCCATCAGTAAATATTATTACAGGAACTATAAAAGCAAACTTCCCAGGAAGAATAGCATTCAAAGTTACAGCAAAAGTAGACTCACGTACTATATTAGATGCTGGTGGTGCAGACCAACTCATTGGGCGAGGAGATATGCTTTTATCGCAAAGTGGCGATATAGTAAGATTACAATGTCCATTTGTAGATACACCAGAAGTAGAACGCATTGCTAAATTTATTGGCGATCAAATGGGCTATTCAACAGCTTATGATTTGCCAGAATATGTAGATCCAAAAGAAGGTGGCTCAGAAAAATCATTTGATTTTTCTAACAAAGATGATTTGTTTGAAGAAGCAGCACGCCTGATTGTACGAAATCAAATTGGCTCAACATCATTAATACAACGCAAATTAGCACTTGGTTACGCACGTTCAGGTAGGCTAATGGACCAACTAGAAGCATTTGGTATTGTTGGACCAAATTTAGGTAGCAAAGCCAGAGAAGTGTACATAAAAACAGAAGACGAACTAGAAAGAATGTTACAAGCTTAG
- a CDS encoding ribonuclease Z produces MFLDFELTILGCNSAIAQHGRHPTSHILRIGSQMYMIDCGEGTQFRILQNAVKWFKINHIFISHLHGDHYYGLIGLLTTYNLLKRTDKLHIFAPAILKDIIELHFKASNSTLNYELEFIETKTDGLHKIYENTSCEVYSFPLKHKIPTTGFLFKEKTYLRRLDIDKIKTLDISNQKYKLLQQGLDIEDEYGNLYKNEDLTFDAKPSRSYAFCSDTIYDESIVEYIKNVDVLYHEATFMQDAQQRAAETMHSTSMQAASIAQKAEVKKLIIGHFSSRYADLNPLLQEAKSIFSETYLAEELKTYSI; encoded by the coding sequence ATATTTTTGGATTTTGAACTTACCATATTAGGTTGTAATTCAGCCATTGCACAACATGGAAGACATCCAACTTCACATATACTAAGAATAGGTTCGCAAATGTATATGATAGATTGTGGCGAAGGCACACAATTTAGAATATTACAAAATGCAGTTAAATGGTTTAAAATAAATCATATATTTATATCACATCTTCATGGTGATCATTATTATGGTTTAATTGGATTGCTTACAACATATAATTTATTAAAACGTACAGATAAGCTACATATTTTTGCACCAGCAATCTTGAAAGATATTATAGAATTACATTTTAAAGCAAGTAATTCTACTTTAAATTATGAACTTGAGTTTATAGAAACAAAAACAGATGGTTTGCATAAAATCTATGAAAATACAAGTTGCGAAGTTTATTCATTTCCATTAAAACATAAAATTCCAACTACAGGTTTTTTGTTTAAAGAAAAAACATATCTAAGAAGATTAGACATAGATAAAATAAAAACTTTAGACATAAGCAATCAAAAATATAAATTGTTGCAACAAGGTTTAGACATCGAAGATGAATATGGAAATTTGTATAAAAATGAAGATTTGACTTTTGATGCAAAACCATCCAGAAGTTATGCTTTTTGCTCTGATACAATCTATGATGAAAGTATTGTTGAGTATATTAAAAATGTAGATGTACTGTACCACGAAGCAACTTTTATGCAAGATGCACAACAAAGAGCAGCAGAAACAATGCATTCTACAAGTATGCAAGCAGCAAGTATTGCACAAAAAGCTGAAGTGAAAAAATTAATTATTGGACATTTTTCATCACGCTACGCAGATTTGAATCCACTGCTACAAGAAGCTAAATCAATTTTTAGCGAAACATATTTAGCTGAAGAGCTCAAAACTTATTCTATCTAA
- a CDS encoding N-acetylornithine carbamoyltransferase, translating to MKNFLSVHDVIQPEALALQAIQLKQNKFAYQNLGKNKTMVLVFLNSSLRTRLSTQKAAQNLGMQTIVLNLNQDSWSMEYEDGAIMNEGKAEHIKEGAAVISEYADIIGIRAFPSLTDKIKDDQEYVLNKFLENVKVPIVNMESATVHPLQSLTDLMTIRENTAKKRPKVVLSWAPHVRALPQCVANSFAEWMNHADVDFTITHPKGYELSEKFSGNATIINNQLEAFEGADFIYAKNWSSYNDYGKVIEVQEDWIINNKKMQLTNDGKFMHCLPTRRNVEVADDVLDSNYSLVIQQAANREFAAQAVLKNILENN from the coding sequence ATGAAGAACTTCTTATCCGTACATGATGTAATACAACCAGAAGCTTTAGCATTGCAAGCTATACAGTTGAAACAAAATAAATTTGCCTATCAGAATTTGGGTAAAAACAAAACTATGGTTTTAGTTTTTTTAAACTCATCACTTAGAACTAGATTGAGTACACAAAAAGCTGCTCAAAACTTAGGTATGCAAACAATAGTATTGAACCTAAATCAAGATAGTTGGAGTATGGAATATGAAGATGGTGCTATTATGAATGAAGGCAAAGCTGAACATATTAAAGAAGGTGCTGCTGTTATTTCAGAATATGCTGATATTATTGGCATCAGAGCATTTCCTAGTTTGACTGATAAAATAAAAGATGACCAAGAATATGTGTTAAACAAATTTTTGGAGAATGTAAAAGTGCCAATTGTAAATATGGAAAGTGCTACTGTGCATCCATTACAATCATTGACTGATTTGATGACGATTAGAGAAAATACAGCAAAAAAAAGGCCTAAAGTTGTATTGAGTTGGGCACCACATGTAAGAGCATTACCACAATGCGTGGCTAATTCTTTTGCAGAATGGATGAACCATGCTGATGTTGATTTTACGATTACACATCCAAAAGGATATGAACTATCTGAAAAGTTTTCTGGAAATGCTACTATCATCAACAACCAATTGGAAGCTTTTGAAGGTGCTGATTTTATTTATGCTAAGAATTGGAGTTCTTATAATGACTATGGAAAAGTAATAGAAGTACAAGAAGATTGGATTATCAATAATAAGAAAATGCAATTAACCAATGATGGGAAATTTATGCATTGTTTGCCTACACGCAGAAATGTAGAAGTTGCTGATGATGTATTAGACAGCAATTATAGCTTAGTAATACAACAAGCAGCAAACCGAGAGTTTGCTGCACAAGCTGTATTAAAAAATATATTAGAAAATAATTAG
- a CDS encoding DUF1272 domain-containing protein, giving the protein MLELRPCCENCAKELPNDSNEAMICSYECTFCSACVENILENVCPNCGGGFEKRPTRPKNGLEKYPMKNERLVKPVTNNKYLATNKNIDPRKR; this is encoded by the coding sequence ATGTTAGAACTAAGACCATGTTGTGAAAATTGTGCTAAAGAATTACCAAACGATAGCAACGAAGCAATGATTTGCAGCTACGAATGCACTTTTTGTAGCGCATGCGTTGAAAATATATTAGAAAATGTTTGCCCAAACTGTGGTGGCGGTTTTGAAAAAAGACCAACAAGACCAAAAAATGGATTAGAAAAATACCCAATGAAAAACGAAAGATTAGTTAAACCAGTTACTAACAACAAATACCTAGCAACAAACAAAAACATTGACCCAAGAAAGCGATAA
- a CDS encoding NADP(H)-dependent aldo-keto reductase: protein MEYNLLPNTNINVSKICLGTMTWGEQNTEAEAHEQLDYAINHEINFIDTAELYAVPAKSETQGRTETYIGTWLNKRKKRDDLIIASKAAGPGAFVKHIRSGPKFNKEHLTEALNNSLKRLQTDYIDIYQLHWPERPTNYFGALGYQHKSDDPITDFRETLTVLNDFIKEGKIRYIGLSNETPWGTMQYIRIAEKENLPKVITIQNPYSLINRTFEIGLSEISIREQVGLLAYSPLGGGLLSNKYLGGNKPEGARYTLWANYFTRYSHPNTMKAVEKYGELAQQNGLSLAQMALAFVNTRNFLTANIIGATSIAQLKENIDSINIKLSDDVLKEIERIHLEFPNPAP from the coding sequence ATGGAATACAATCTTTTACCAAACACAAATATTAATGTAAGTAAGATATGCTTAGGCACAATGACTTGGGGCGAACAGAATACAGAAGCTGAAGCACATGAGCAATTAGACTATGCAATTAATCATGAAATTAATTTTATCGATACAGCAGAATTATATGCAGTGCCTGCAAAATCTGAGACTCAAGGAAGAACAGAAACATATATTGGCACATGGCTTAATAAAAGAAAAAAAAGAGATGATTTAATTATTGCTTCAAAAGCAGCTGGACCAGGTGCTTTTGTTAAACATATAAGAAGTGGACCAAAGTTCAACAAAGAACATTTAACTGAGGCATTAAACAATAGCTTAAAAAGATTACAAACAGATTATATAGACATCTATCAATTGCATTGGCCAGAAAGACCAACTAACTATTTTGGTGCTTTGGGTTACCAACACAAATCAGATGATCCAATCACAGATTTTAGAGAAACGCTTACTGTTTTAAATGATTTTATAAAAGAAGGAAAAATAAGATACATAGGCTTATCAAATGAAACACCTTGGGGTACAATGCAATATATTAGAATTGCAGAAAAAGAAAATCTACCCAAAGTTATTACTATACAAAATCCATACAGTCTTATCAACAGAACATTTGAAATTGGTTTGTCTGAGATAAGTATTAGAGAACAAGTTGGATTATTAGCATATTCGCCACTTGGCGGTGGACTATTGAGCAATAAATATTTGGGTGGCAATAAACCAGAAGGCGCAAGATATACACTTTGGGCAAACTATTTTACAAGATATTCGCACCCAAATACAATGAAAGCTGTAGAAAAATATGGAGAACTTGCTCAACAAAATGGTTTAAGTTTAGCACAAATGGCATTGGCATTTGTAAACACACGTAATTTTTTAACAGCAAATATTATTGGTGCTACATCTATTGCTCAACTCAAAGAAAATATAGATAGTATAAATATCAAATTATCTGATGATGTGCTTAAAGAAATCGAAAGAATACATTTAGAATTTCCAAATCCAGCACCATAG
- the queA gene encoding tRNA preQ1(34) S-adenosylmethionine ribosyltransferase-isomerase QueA yields MKLSQFEFELPKEKIALYPSKNRDECKLMVVHRKSGKIEHKIFKNVLDYFDDGDVMILNNTKVFPARMYGTKEKTGAKIEVFLLRELNHELRLWDVLVDPARKIRVGNKLYFGDDDLVAEVVDNTTSRGRTIRFLFNGTDAEFRAVLEKLGNTPLPKYIKREPEDIDKEYYQTVFAKEEGAVAAPTAGLHFTKELMKRLEIKGLDFAEITLHIGLGTFRSIDVEDLSKHKMDAEYIKVSEECAKIVNKAKANRKNICAVGTTSMRAIETAISAERLLKPMEGWTNLFIHPPYEFSIANSMITNFHTPKSSLIIMIAAFAGYDLTMEAYQQAMKKKYNFFSYGDAMLVID; encoded by the coding sequence ATGAAGTTATCACAATTTGAATTTGAATTACCAAAAGAAAAAATTGCTTTATACCCAAGCAAAAACAGAGATGAATGCAAACTAATGGTGGTGCATAGAAAATCTGGAAAAATCGAACACAAAATCTTTAAAAACGTATTAGACTATTTTGATGATGGTGATGTGATGATATTGAACAATACTAAGGTATTTCCAGCACGTATGTACGGTACAAAAGAAAAAACAGGTGCAAAAATTGAAGTTTTCTTACTTAGAGAATTAAATCATGAGTTAAGATTATGGGATGTTTTAGTAGATCCAGCAAGAAAAATTAGAGTAGGCAATAAACTATATTTTGGCGATGATGATTTGGTTGCAGAAGTTGTAGATAATACAACATCAAGAGGAAGAACAATACGTTTTTTATTTAATGGAACAGATGCAGAGTTTAGAGCAGTGTTAGAAAAATTAGGCAATACACCATTACCAAAATACATTAAAAGAGAACCAGAAGACATAGATAAAGAATATTATCAAACAGTTTTTGCAAAAGAAGAAGGCGCAGTAGCTGCACCAACAGCTGGCTTACATTTTACAAAAGAGTTAATGAAAAGGCTAGAAATTAAAGGATTAGATTTTGCAGAAATTACATTACATATTGGTTTAGGTACTTTCCGTTCTATAGATGTAGAAGACTTATCTAAACACAAAATGGATGCTGAATACATCAAAGTAAGTGAAGAGTGTGCAAAAATTGTAAACAAAGCTAAAGCAAATAGAAAAAATATTTGTGCAGTTGGTACTACATCAATGCGTGCTATAGAAACAGCAATATCAGCAGAAAGATTATTAAAACCTATGGAAGGTTGGACAAATTTATTTATACATCCACCATATGAGTTTTCTATTGCCAATTCTATGATTACCAATTTCCATACACCAAAATCTAGCTTAATCATTATGATTGCAGCATTTGCTGGCTATGATTTAACAATGGAAGCTTATCAACAAGCTATGAAGAAAAAATACAATTTCTTTTCTTATGGCGATGCAATGTTAGTTATCGACTAA
- the hisH gene encoding imidazole glycerol phosphate synthase subunit HisH, with amino-acid sequence MKVVIIKYNAGNTCSVENALLRLNIQPIITDDVAEIVSADKVIFPGVGHAEATMPYLKERNLDVVIKNLKQATLGICLGQQLMCAHSEEGNVDGLGIFPIQVKKFETNIIEHKIPQMGWNSIANLKTRLFNNVFENSFVYFVHSYYCEMSEYTIATTNYIHPFASALHKDNFYAVQFHPEKSADVGHQILKNFIEL; translated from the coding sequence ATGAAAGTAGTAATTATTAAATATAATGCAGGAAATACATGTAGTGTAGAAAATGCGTTGTTGCGTTTAAATATTCAGCCAATTATTACTGATGATGTTGCTGAAATTGTGAGTGCTGATAAAGTTATTTTTCCTGGCGTTGGTCATGCTGAAGCAACAATGCCTTATTTAAAAGAAAGAAACTTAGATGTGGTAATCAAAAACTTAAAACAAGCAACTTTAGGTATTTGCTTAGGTCAGCAATTGATGTGTGCACATAGCGAAGAAGGAAATGTTGATGGTTTAGGAATTTTTCCAATTCAGGTGAAAAAATTTGAAACTAATATTATAGAACATAAAATTCCACAAATGGGTTGGAATAGTATTGCTAATCTTAAAACAAGATTATTTAATAATGTTTTTGAAAATAGCTTTGTGTATTTTGTACACTCATACTATTGCGAAATGAGTGAATATACAATTGCTACAACAAATTATATTCATCCTTTTGCATCAGCATTACATAAAGACAATTTTTATGCTGTACAGTTTCATCCAGAAAAATCTGCTGATGTTGGTCATCAGATTTTAAAGAATTTTATTGAATTATAA
- a CDS encoding DMP19 family protein: MASDTSEQSMQAFSAAQHTLMAFNSLYGEVSNGGFLQLIQNGYGSYIFDNPFSEHIKEWGAVEIAKIVDDAKIIYEQHKDDLEKETSIEAFSAMYDEYTAFEPLDDKFYEVMDAELEIIKTYVEQNINSFANIK; encoded by the coding sequence ATGGCATCAGATACAAGTGAGCAAAGCATGCAAGCATTTAGCGCAGCACAACATACACTTATGGCTTTCAATTCTTTGTACGGAGAAGTTAGCAACGGCGGTTTTCTTCAGTTAATACAAAACGGATATGGTAGTTATATTTTTGACAATCCATTTTCGGAACATATAAAAGAATGGGGCGCAGTAGAAATTGCCAAAATTGTAGACGATGCAAAAATAATCTATGAACAACATAAAGATGATTTAGAGAAAGAAACAAGTATAGAAGCGTTTTCTGCAATGTACGATGAGTACACAGCATTTGAACCACTTGATGATAAATTTTATGAAGTAATGGATGCAGAATTAGAAATCATAAAAACCTACGTTGAGCAAAACATAAACTCATTTGCAAATATTAAATAA
- a CDS encoding STAS domain-containing protein yields the protein MKFSVDKQENVIVYEILEDKLTSVNAPILKSELVMANTEGYKNIIIDLDKVRFVDSSGLSAILVGNRICTEYDGTFALCGLNDIVKNLIKISQLDDVLNIFSTQFDALQAINNTTENID from the coding sequence ATGAAATTTAGCGTAGATAAACAAGAGAATGTAATTGTATATGAAATTTTAGAAGATAAATTAACTTCAGTTAATGCACCAATATTAAAATCTGAATTAGTGATGGCAAACACTGAAGGCTATAAAAATATAATTATAGACTTAGATAAAGTAAGGTTTGTAGATTCATCTGGCTTGAGTGCAATCTTAGTTGGTAATAGAATTTGCACTGAATACGATGGTACATTTGCATTGTGTGGTTTGAATGATATTGTAAAGAATTTGATTAAGATATCGCAACTTGATGATGTGTTAAATATTTTTTCCACACAGTTTGATGCATTACAAGCAATTAATAATACTACAGAAAATATAGATTAA
- a CDS encoding enoyl-CoA hydratase/isomerase family protein yields the protein MLYTQEQFSKDSNGACSIEDKNFAYLIVEENENVLTITLNRPDKRNAFHMPLANELAYALAYAHYNNNIWCVVLKANGPTFCAGADLKAFAGDDTTEKPSTIPMPKDMVKLGDEFNGLHKPCVAQVHGDVYAGGFLMIGGATHVVAVQEAKFGLPEVKRGIWPFQVMATLEPLMSARQLLDLCIRAKTLTAQEAKEIGLVTEVVQAADLENKVQQLVAEIKEQSPTAVRLGLKAFQEMKTKNADEKHKYLHAMLMECLKSNDAAEGLTAFKEKRKPNWLGN from the coding sequence ATGCTATACACACAAGAACAATTTAGTAAAGATTCCAATGGAGCATGCTCCATTGAAGATAAAAACTTCGCCTATCTAATCGTCGAAGAAAATGAAAATGTATTAACGATTACACTCAATCGACCAGACAAACGCAATGCTTTTCATATGCCATTGGCAAACGAATTAGCCTATGCATTGGCATATGCACATTACAACAACAATATTTGGTGTGTAGTATTAAAAGCAAATGGACCAACTTTCTGTGCTGGTGCAGATTTAAAAGCATTTGCTGGCGATGATACGACAGAAAAACCATCCACCATTCCAATGCCAAAAGACATGGTAAAACTCGGCGATGAATTTAATGGCTTACACAAACCTTGTGTTGCACAAGTGCACGGCGATGTATATGCTGGTGGTTTCTTAATGATAGGTGGCGCAACACACGTTGTAGCTGTACAAGAAGCAAAATTTGGATTACCAGAAGTAAAACGTGGAATTTGGCCATTCCAAGTAATGGCAACTTTAGAGCCACTAATGTCTGCACGTCAATTATTAGACTTATGCATCAGAGCAAAAACATTAACAGCTCAAGAAGCTAAAGAAATAGGCTTAGTAACTGAAGTGGTACAAGCTGCTGATTTAGAAAATAAAGTACAACAATTAGTAGCAGAAATAAAAGAGCAATCGCCAACTGCAGTTCGTTTAGGATTAAAAGCATTTCAAGAAATGAAAACAAAAAATGCAGATGAGAAACACAAATACTTACACGCCATGTTGATGGAATGCTTAAAAAGTAATGACGCAGCAGAAGGCTTAACCGCATTCAAAGAAAAACGAAAACCAAATTGGTTAGGTAATTAG